The following are encoded together in the Lathyrus oleraceus cultivar Zhongwan6 chromosome 3, CAAS_Psat_ZW6_1.0, whole genome shotgun sequence genome:
- the LOC127127329 gene encoding transcription repressor OFP1, which produces MGNYRFKLSDMMPNAWFYKLRDMEKTRNQTPTSQQHRKKKQSSTSTTSNTTNLSSSSSSKSKQPYQINPRKSYYFTRELNQTSNRIYNTSPLSPEPPKQRPKRRTPKASSSSSSHDSPLDSSAESESPDPEIRTDRVLLPTNDIIIDVDNNSLVATRKDDKLKGYDSLSELMKLPPIVTKPENLSYLLNYAKKKETKPRNKTSSNDEHNVKGSLKVKILKEEQRNTNTNTNTPSRRFSVSSPGVKLRINSPRISSKKVQTHGRKSLSSGGNRRSLSDSFAIVKSSMNPQRDFRESMVEMIVENNIRTSKDLEDLLACYLSLNSDEYHEVIIKVFKQIWFDLTDNK; this is translated from the coding sequence ATGGGAAATTACAGGTTCAAATTGTCTGATATGATGCCTAATGCTTGGTTTTACAAACTAAGAGACATGGAAAAAACAAGAAACCAAACACCAACATCTCAACAACATAGGAAGAAAAAACAATCTTCAACTTCAACAACCTCAAACACAACAAacttatcatcatcatcatcatcaaaatcaaaGCAACCCTACCAAATCAATCCAAGAAAATCTTACTACTTCACAAGAGAGCTTAACCAAACAAGCAACAGAATCTACAACACTTCACCACTTTCACCTGAACCACCAAAACAAAGACCAAAAAGAAGAACACCAAaagcttcatcatcatcatcttcacATGATTCTCCACTTGATAGCTCTGCAGAATCAGAATCCCCTGACCCAGAAATCAGAACAGACCGTGTTCTTCTTCCAACAAATGACATCATAATCGATGTTGACAACAATTCTCTTGTAGCAACAAGAAAAGACGATAAGCTAAAAGGGTATGATTCCTTATCAGAACTCATGAAACTTCCACCAATTGTTACCAAACCAGAGAATCTCAGTTACTTGCTCAACTATGCAAAGAAGAAAGAAACAAAACCCAGAAACAAAACTTCATCCAATGATGAACACAACGTTAAAGGGTCACTAAAAGTCAAGATTTTGAAGGAAGAACAGAGgaacacaaacacaaacacaaacacaccAAGTAGAAGATTTTCTGTTAGTTCACCAGGTGTGAAACTCAGGATCAATTCACCGAGAATTTCAAGCAAGAAAGTTCAAACACATGGCCGGAAAAGCTTGTCGTCCGGTGGTAATCGGAGAAGCCTTTCGGATAGTTTCGCAATTGTGAAGTCGTCGATGAATCCACAGAGAGATTTCAGAGAATCAATGGTGGAGATGATTGTTGAGAACAACATTAGAACATCAAAGGATTTGGAAGATCTTCTAGCTTGTTACCtttctttgaattcagatgagTATCATGAAGTTATTATCAAAGTGTTCAAGCAAATTTGGTTTGATTTGACTGATAATAAGTAG